The genomic DNA GGGATCCAGCCGAGCCGCGTTGAGATCCGCTCGGATACTCTCGCACTCGCCGCTGCCCCACAAACAAGAGGCGAAGCTTGCAACCTCGCCTCCCGCTTATCGCACTACCCACCGTGTAGCGACTCACCCGCAGAACCTTATGCTTTCGCTTTTTGAGCGAATACAGTGGCATCGCAAGCGATGTACTTATTCGAAAGTCCCAAATTGCGACTGAGTGCGATTTGTTGCGCTAACCTATGAAATATAAGGAGAAAGTGGCCATAAAGGCTCGGGCTTGATTGCGACCATTTATGACCAAATTTGACCTGGAACCGTGACCAAAACCGTGACCAAGAAACTACTTAGAAGACGACAACAATTTCCGGTTTGAAGCACGGAATGGCTCCCCGTAATGTTTCCATGTCGAACGATTCAGTTTGCATTATTGAGAATGACTATGACATAGGGCATTCCAACTGAATGACATAGATAAGTGATATGTCAGCAAAATTTGAGAGGTTCCTATGCGCAACAGCATAATTGCTGCGTTAGTGTTTTTTCCCCTTAGTTTGCTAGTGATCACGGCTATAGCCTGTTCACAGCCGACCAGCACTGATCCACCGATCGCCAACACAAATGAAAAGGGCGGCGATGAGGGTGCCGATTTCAATGCTCTGATTGATCTTCTAAAGCTTGCAGGAAAAAGACTGGATGAACACTCGCCCAAATGGACCTGTGTTCCGACTTCAAAATTTCTGTGTAATGAAGCATCCTGCAAATCTATCCAACCCAGTGTGACAGTGTTTTTGGATTTTCCAATGCAGAACTACCAGCGGTGTGATGAAAAAGAATGCACTACGTTTCGGTTATCAAAAACGAGCTCCGGAATCTACACAGTAGCATCGCTTACTGGGGGGGCTTTCCTTAAAGCTCTCAATGACGGGCGATCATTCGTCGAGGTAGCCACTCTGGGATTCGACATTCACCTTTCTTACGGTGCCTGCTTTCCAGCCAAATAAATCCATTTGTAGACCACATTGAAGTCATACGCGAGATCAAGAATTTTGCTCACTTTTGGCTTATCGTAATGCCATGTAGGGCTGGTTCTACTTTCACACTTATTTCCTTTGTTCTATCGAATCCATCAAGGAGATGTCTGTCGGCAAGCACTCGATTTTGGTCGTCGGTGAGCGTGTCGCTTGGAGAAAAATCACGTTCCGACAACGTAGAATCAATGAGTTCCTTTTCAGGTATAAAACGTGTTGGCATTTACAATTTCTTTCTCGTGGTCTCGACCCACGCGGTCAAGAAGTCATTGATTCTGTGCCTATCGCTAAGCTCGCACTCGCCCCTGAGGGACGTAGTTACGCCTACGGCTCGTAGAGGCATGCCGTTTTGAAGCATATTTAGAGCTTTGCATTCCACAGCATCCGAGTCATCGTCATCAAGACCGGCATTCATTGTGTAGGGATTCCACTCGACTCAATCATTCACTGTTCTTGTATTATACCCTTAATGAGCGAGCGTAGACCAATCTACGATATCGCAAGACTACTTTGACCATATAGATCAAGTGAAGCGGGGGCTGCGCCCCCGATCCCCCCGGCCGTCCGGTCCAGTGGTCCGGAGCGGCCGGGCGGCCTCGTTGGGCGAAATCTTTGCGTGACCAATCTCCCCATGGTTTCAGTATCACTGTTCTTCTCTTACTCTTTGTTTATAAGCAACGATCCAACAGGACGGCGGCCAAGCTGACGCATCGCCGCCTTGCACAAGGATGGAGCATGTTCCCTCTCACCCGTAAAGATAGTGGACGGGTGACAGGGACAAATTGATTCCATGGCCTCACCGACGCCCGCTGAGCCCCGCACACTCTACACAGAGCCAGATTTCGCATGTGACGTCATGCTCCCTATAACAAAACCGCACCCACGCCCATTCGAAGTGGCAGAACTCGCAGAGCCGTTCCTTCGTATGTTCAGGACAGAGCCACGCTTTTCGCGCCCGGTCGTACGTGGTCGCTTCCCGTCCGCAACAGGCTGGACCAAAGAGACTCGGCAACTTCAGATCACATCGATGCCAGATCATCCTCACACCTCCTGATAGACCAGCCCCTTCCCCAACACCAGTTGCAGAATCGTGCCGCTGAACCAAATCGGATGCCCCGAGAGCAGATCCTCCCAGGTCTTCAGGAAGACGATCTTTGGGATTTCGATCTCGCCCCTGATCCGCCGATAGGCGTTCCTGGTGGACCATTGATGCCGCATCTCTTCCCACAATCGGCTGATGGGAAACCCGAGAGAGCGTTTCCACGACCAGCACATATTCACGTAGCCACATTGATCCTGGACATACTGGCTGATGACATAGCGGCTCAGACGATTCCGGGAACGGTGGCTGGGCTGGTAGGCCTTGATCCAGACAACGGGAGCCCCATGCAGGGCTTGCCATTGCGCCGAGAGCCATTCCTGGGAGATCCAGAACCGGCGAGCGCGTTCCCCATCCGGCACCCGCCAGGCCCAGAAGATATGGAGGACGCCATGCCCTTCTTCCGTCCGGACCTGGTAATACTCCAATCCCTGAAAGCCGAGTTGACGTTCGATCCGTTGACGCAGTTGCTTGTGGTGATAGGTCAGCTTCTCGGCATCCCCGCCTTCTGCCGTGGAGAGTGTCACCCAGAGCACTTGGAACTGGTGGCACTCCCAGAACCAGAGCAGCGAACGAACGCGGTGATAGCCTCGCTTTTGCTTTCTGGTCCATTCCCCGGCGACTGGCTCCCGCCGGAACTCCTTCCAGCGGCTCATCGCGCACCTTCCGCCTGGGGAATCACCGGCCTCAGGCCGGCAACCAGAATCCGTTCGAGTTCTTCGATGGGAATCCGCACGGCACGCACGGACGGCTTCACGTAGGCGATCTGCCGCTTCAGGATGTATTTCCTGATCGTGCTTTCCTTGAGTCCTAACCGTTCCGCCGCTTCTCGAATGGTGATCAATTTTGTACTGACCATAAGGCACCTCCTTGAAAGAGTGATTGTGAAGAGATCACGCGTCTTACGATTTAGGCGTGAGCACTCTTGACAGCCATTAGCAGTGCGGAGGTACACTTGCCAAACAAATTCAGGTGGAGTGGGCCCTTCAGCCCGACACTTTTTTCGGTGGTGTTGGGATCACGTATACGGGGAGGGTTCGGCATGAAAAAGGAGCAGAAGGCATGAGCGCACAGGGGAAGGCCGAGCAGGAATTCCAACAGGAGTACGAGAAAGCCATCGAACGCATCCGCACGATGCCGGATGGCGCCGTCGGGTGGGTGCTCCGGTTTTTACAGACCGATCTGGAGGCCTTGACGCCCACGGAATGGACGTTGGTGGCGTTTGAAGTCGCGGCCTTTGTCGATGAGACGGGAGACCGGTACGGCGGGATGGTGGCCCCCGAAAGTGGCTGGAGCGTGGAAGGGGTGCCTCATGCGAAGAACTATCAGACCATTCCCAGTCGCAAAGAAGCCCAGGACATTCAGGCCACAGTCCTGGAGCACTTGGAGCTCTATTGGCATGAAGGATACACCACCTTCACGTTTCCGCAAATGACGCTGGCCGTGGTGTCGCCGGGTGAAGGCTCTGACGAGGCCGGGACCATCTTCGTGAGCGCGAAACGCAAGGCGAAGGAGTTTGAATACCGATTTGTCCACCTTCTGGCCCAAACGGGGGACTACATCCGACGCTGCCCGGAATGCGCCAAGATCTATTTAGCGATCAGACGCGACCAGGTATACTGCCACCCGCGCTGCCAGAACCGAGTCGCGGCGAGAAAGTGGCGAGAAAGCCGGAAGACCGACGAAAAGACAGAGCGACGAAAGGAGGACCGCCATGGCAAGAAAAGAGGGAAAGGATAGAGGCATCACCCAGCGGAAGGGCCGTGAAGGGTGGTGGGTGCGTGTCTATGAAGAGGGGCGCCAGACGTGGCACAAGTGCGACACCAAAAGCCAAGCACGCACGCTGTATGGGAAGTTGAAGGCCAATGCACGAGAGGGAAAACTCTTTCCCAAACAGAAGACGACGAAATCAATCCTGCTCAAAGATTACTTCGTGACGTGGCTCAAGAATCAACCGGCACGAGGCAAGAAGGTTTCGACCATCAAGACGTACGAGTCGCGATTGCGAAAACATGCCCTCCCCGCTTTCGGCACCTCTCAACTCTCCGCCATCTCACGACCACGGATCAAAGCATGGGCCGCAGGGCTGCTTGAAAAGGGGCTGGATTTCGATACGGCACTCAATGCGCTGCTCACGCTCAGCGCGGTGTTGACCGAAGCCGTCGAAGATGGGCTGATCACTCACAACCCGGCCCTCCGTTCCGGCAAACTGCTGAAACGGCCGGCGACGATCGAGGAATCCGAACTGGCGATCTTCACGCCAGAAGAGGAAGGCCTGTTGCTGGAGACAATACGACGCGAACGCCCGCTGTTTTTCCCGATGGCCCTGACCTTCTTTCGCACCGGCCTACGAGCCGGAGAGGTGCTTGGACTCCATCGGGGCGATCTGAACTTTCACAGCCGATCCATCTACGTGCAACGGAACTGGTCACGAGGAATTCTGGGCACACCTAAGAACGGCAAGGCTCGACGGGTGGACATGTCGCAGGGTCTCGCAAAGGCTCTGACGGAATGGAGCGAGCTACAGGACCTGGAGGCGGCCGCCGCTGGGCAGGCAGCACCTGAAATTCTCTTTCCAGGCAACCTTGGCGGAACCAGACGGGAGCCGAGCTATATGGCCGAGAATTGGTTGCGGTACAAACTGTGGTTTCCCATGGTGGCGAAAGCGGGACTACGACGACTCGATATGCATAGTGTCCGACATACCTATGCAAGCCGACTCATCGCGAATGGCGAGAACCTGAAATATGTCCAAGAGCAACTGGGCCATGCGTCGATTACCATCACCTGTGACACCTATGGGCATCTGATTCCAGGCGGGAATCGACAAGCGGTCGATAAGCTGGATTCGTTAAAAATCGGTTTTGGAACCGTGACCAAAACCGTGACCAACGCTTCAGAAAACTGCTAAGTCTTTGATTTTTGAGCGAATACAGTGGCATCGCAAGCGATGTACTTAATCTGTTTCATGGGGACGATGATCACTTCCTTGGCCGAATCGACTTCCAGCACCTCCATGTCTTCGCTGATCGTGTGACGAATCGCATCCTTCACCAGTAATTCCTGATTGTCGGCAAACACGACTTTCACCCAATATTGCACGAGACACGCTCCTTGTTAGAGGTGATGGTTCTCTTCTTTCCCCAACTCCTGCGATCGTTGCGCCGCGGCTGTCACGGCCGACATCAAAGTCGCGCGCAGCCGCCCCTGCTCCAGGCGGGAGAGTCCCGCAATCGTGGTGCCGCCCGGCGAAGCCACGCGATCTTTCAACACCGCCGGATGTGTCCCCTGTTCCAGCACCATACGCGCCGCGCCGGCTACTGTCTGCGCCGCCAGAACTTGCGCGGTGATTCGAGGTAGTCCCATCAACACGCCGCCGTCGGCCAATGCTTCGATCATGGCGAACACGTAGGCCGGTCCGCTTCCGCTCAGGCCTGTCACGGCATCCATCAGCCGCTCCTCCACCACAACCACCTTACCGACCGATTCGAACAGGCATCGCGTCCGGTCCTGATCTTCGGATGAGAGACCCGGCATCATGCTCATCGCCGTCACCCCTTCTCCGATGGTCGAGGGCGTGTTCGGCATGGCACGGACCAGTCTGGTTGCGGTCTTGAGGTGAGCCTGCAGGCGGGAGATCGGATACCCGGCTGCAACGGACATCACGAGGGGCCGGGATTGGAGACTTGAAGCCACCTCATCCAAAACAGAATCGAGCACCTGCGGTTCGACACAGAACACGACGAGCTCCGCACCTTGCGCCGCCGTCCGGTTGTCGGCATGGACCGCGACCCCGAATCGCTCTGCCAGCAGTTCCCGGCGATGGACATCGGGATCGCTGACGGTGAGGTGCTCGGCGACAGCCACGCCCTTGCGCAGGAGACCTGCCAGCAGCGCCTCGGCCATATTGCCGCCGCCGATGAACGCGATTCGTGTCCCCGTCAACATGGCGCGATTATACGGACGGCTCTCCGACAGGCGCAACTTGCAACAGCCGGAAGGGGTTGTATAGAGTGGCGGCAGGGTTCGTGATCATCGTCTTTTCATCTAAATGGAGCAGACATGAGATGTATCCTTTCGCTCATCACCCTGGGGGCACTGGTACTCCTGGGCGACCAGAGTTGGGCCCGCCGCGACGCCTTAACCGCCGAACAAAAGAGTCAACTGGAACGCATCGATCGCGTGTTGGTCGATGTGATTGTCCTCTCGGACAAGGGCAGCCTCGACGCCAAACCCCTGGTCGACGTGGTCGTCACCCGCATGAAAGAACTCGACTACACGACCG from Nitrospira sp. ND1 includes the following:
- a CDS encoding AlpA family transcriptional regulator — protein: MVSTKLITIREAAERLGLKESTIRKYILKRQIAYVKPSVRAVRIPIEELERILVAGLRPVIPQAEGAR
- a CDS encoding tyrosine-type recombinase/integrase; protein product: MARKEGKDRGITQRKGREGWWVRVYEEGRQTWHKCDTKSQARTLYGKLKANAREGKLFPKQKTTKSILLKDYFVTWLKNQPARGKKVSTIKTYESRLRKHALPAFGTSQLSAISRPRIKAWAAGLLEKGLDFDTALNALLTLSAVLTEAVEDGLITHNPALRSGKLLKRPATIEESELAIFTPEEEGLLLETIRRERPLFFPMALTFFRTGLRAGEVLGLHRGDLNFHSRSIYVQRNWSRGILGTPKNGKARRVDMSQGLAKALTEWSELQDLEAAAAGQAAPEILFPGNLGGTRREPSYMAENWLRYKLWFPMVAKAGLRRLDMHSVRHTYASRLIANGENLKYVQEQLGHASITITCDTYGHLIPGGNRQAVDKLDSLKIGFGTVTKTVTNASENC
- the proC gene encoding pyrroline-5-carboxylate reductase, whose product is MLTGTRIAFIGGGNMAEALLAGLLRKGVAVAEHLTVSDPDVHRRELLAERFGVAVHADNRTAAQGAELVVFCVEPQVLDSVLDEVASSLQSRPLVMSVAAGYPISRLQAHLKTATRLVRAMPNTPSTIGEGVTAMSMMPGLSSEDQDRTRCLFESVGKVVVVEERLMDAVTGLSGSGPAYVFAMIEALADGGVLMGLPRITAQVLAAQTVAGAARMVLEQGTHPAVLKDRVASPGGTTIAGLSRLEQGRLRATLMSAVTAAAQRSQELGKEENHHL